A single window of Microbacterium oryzae DNA harbors:
- a CDS encoding PTS fructose transporter subunit IIABC yields MSTITPQLVSLDEDLGADKAAVLRSLSARFVAEGRAVDADALFAAAWAREETDATGLPGGIAIPHAKSATVTQASLAFARLDPAVDFGSFDGPSDIVFMIAAPDTAAEEHLAVLSTLARHLMDDDFLAALRAAKSADEAVAVVRAAIGEDGGSAAPAAPSAATSAPAAARPSAAVVDGLQIDGRPARIVAVTACATGIAHTYMAADALAAAAKKAGVEFAVEPQGSSGFDRFDADTIAQADAVVFATDVDVREPQRFAGKPVVRRSVKAGIEHADALIRSAVEAAADPRAERVGGSAEAASAPAQKESPGARVKRVLLTGVSYMIPFVAGGGLLIALGFLFGGFDITENAQDIVLGNALWNLPDGGLLTYLGAVFFTIGSISMGFLVAALAGYIAFAIADRPGIAPGFVAGSVAVLMSAGFIGGIVGGVLAGVAAWWLGSLRVPRWLRGLMPVVIIPLLGSIVASGLMILFLGWPIAALMNAMTDGLNGLAASGLIVVVGIVLGLMMCFDLGGPVNKVAYAFAVAGLGAASESNSVPYLIMAAVMTAGMVPPLGMALASTILAPKAFTAPERENGKAAWLLGLSFISEGAIPFAAADPLRVIPASMLGGAVTGGLSMLFSVGSRAPHGGLFVAFAIDPIWGFAVALLAGTVVTGLAVVALKRFGRRAEAVAPEAALITA; encoded by the coding sequence GTGTCCACCATCACCCCCCAGCTCGTCAGCCTCGACGAGGACCTCGGAGCCGACAAGGCGGCCGTGCTCCGCTCGCTCTCGGCCCGGTTCGTCGCCGAAGGCCGCGCCGTCGACGCCGACGCGCTCTTCGCCGCCGCGTGGGCGCGCGAGGAGACCGACGCCACCGGCCTTCCCGGCGGCATCGCCATCCCGCACGCCAAGAGCGCGACCGTGACGCAGGCGTCGCTCGCCTTCGCCCGGCTTGACCCCGCCGTCGACTTCGGGTCGTTCGACGGCCCGAGCGACATCGTCTTCATGATCGCCGCCCCCGACACCGCCGCCGAGGAGCACCTCGCCGTGCTGTCGACGCTCGCGCGGCATCTCATGGACGACGACTTCCTCGCCGCGCTGCGCGCCGCGAAGAGCGCCGACGAGGCCGTGGCGGTCGTCCGCGCGGCCATCGGCGAGGACGGCGGATCGGCCGCGCCGGCGGCGCCGAGTGCCGCGACGTCCGCACCCGCGGCCGCACGGCCATCCGCGGCCGTCGTGGACGGTCTGCAGATCGACGGACGCCCCGCGCGCATCGTCGCCGTCACCGCGTGCGCGACCGGCATTGCGCACACGTACATGGCCGCCGACGCGCTCGCCGCCGCGGCGAAGAAGGCGGGCGTCGAGTTCGCCGTGGAGCCGCAGGGCTCGAGCGGCTTCGACCGCTTCGACGCCGACACCATCGCGCAGGCCGACGCCGTGGTCTTCGCGACCGATGTCGACGTGCGCGAGCCGCAGCGCTTCGCCGGCAAGCCCGTCGTGCGCCGCTCGGTGAAGGCCGGGATCGAGCACGCGGATGCGCTCATCCGCTCCGCCGTCGAGGCGGCCGCCGACCCCCGCGCCGAGCGCGTCGGCGGCAGCGCCGAGGCTGCGTCGGCACCGGCTCAGAAGGAGTCGCCTGGCGCCCGCGTGAAGCGCGTGCTCCTCACCGGCGTGTCGTACATGATCCCGTTCGTCGCCGGCGGCGGGCTGCTCATCGCCCTCGGCTTCCTCTTCGGCGGATTCGACATCACCGAGAATGCGCAGGACATCGTCCTCGGCAACGCGCTGTGGAACCTGCCCGACGGCGGCCTCCTCACGTACCTCGGCGCGGTGTTCTTCACGATCGGCAGCATCTCGATGGGCTTCCTCGTCGCCGCGCTCGCCGGATACATCGCCTTCGCCATCGCCGACCGACCGGGCATCGCGCCCGGATTCGTGGCGGGTTCCGTCGCCGTGCTCATGAGCGCGGGCTTCATCGGCGGCATCGTCGGCGGCGTCCTCGCCGGCGTCGCCGCCTGGTGGCTGGGGTCGCTGCGCGTGCCGCGCTGGCTGCGCGGGCTCATGCCCGTGGTGATCATCCCGCTGCTCGGGTCGATCGTGGCCTCGGGCCTCATGATCCTCTTCCTCGGCTGGCCCATCGCCGCGCTCATGAACGCGATGACGGATGGCCTCAACGGTCTCGCCGCGTCGGGCCTCATCGTGGTCGTCGGCATCGTCCTCGGCCTCATGATGTGCTTCGACCTCGGCGGCCCGGTGAACAAGGTCGCCTACGCGTTCGCCGTCGCAGGCCTCGGTGCTGCGTCCGAGTCGAACTCCGTGCCGTACCTGATCATGGCCGCGGTGATGACGGCGGGCATGGTGCCGCCGCTCGGCATGGCGCTCGCCTCGACCATCCTCGCGCCGAAGGCGTTCACAGCTCCCGAGCGCGAGAACGGCAAGGCGGCCTGGCTGCTCGGCCTCTCGTTCATCTCCGAGGGCGCCATCCCGTTCGCCGCGGCCGACCCGCTGCGCGTGATCCCCGCGTCCATGCTCGGCGGAGCGGTGACCGGCGGCCTCTCGATGCTGTTCTCGGTCGGCTCGCGCGCCCCGCACGGCGGACTCTTCGTGGCCTTCGCGATCGACCCCATCTGGGGCTTCGCGGTCGCTCTCCTCGCCGGCACCGTCGTCACGGGGCTCGCGGTCGTGGCGCTCAAGCGCTTCGGACGTCGTGCCGAGGCCGTCGCCCCCGAGGCGGCGCTCATCACGGCCTGA
- the resB gene encoding cytochrome c biogenesis protein ResB yields the protein MTTDRKDPVTDQRTAPARDGSEPLRPSDHVDSDETITQPALGFVGWLRWAWRQLTSMRTALVLLLLLAIAAVPGSIFPQRMANPNGVTQWERDNPGLFPVLDKLQMFDVYQSAWFSAIYILLFVSLIGCILPRTKHHWKALRTRPPRTPARLGRLDAFREERVEDVDAAHAIDLAAAQLKAQGYRVERYDGRGAFSVSAERGYLRETGNLVFHAALVGVLLTVGIGGGFAYTGQRVVVEGTTFVNSLLDYSSMNRGRFVDDAALSPYAMKLDSFDVTYQPYGAVGSGQAGDFSANVSVTHTDGSTSEDAVRVNHPLKLDGDSIYLLGNGYAPTITVRDADGEVVYSDSVPFLPQDTAMTSTGVIKVTDGLPEQLGMVGFFYPTQVPLDSGAFASAYGDLLNPMLTLNVYAGDLGIDDGTPRSVYALDVTGLEQLTGGDTGTDSIELAPGDTADLPNGLGTITFDDVTPEDADPALGYTESVKRFASLQVHHDPSALGVLVFAVLATLGLLVALFVPRRRMWVKATPGADGVRLEYAGLARGDDPTLPDAVEQLSRKHREALEG from the coding sequence GTGACCACCGACCGGAAGGACCCCGTGACCGACCAGCGCACCGCGCCCGCGCGCGATGGCAGCGAGCCGCTGCGCCCGTCCGATCACGTCGACTCCGACGAGACGATCACCCAGCCCGCGCTCGGGTTCGTCGGGTGGCTGCGATGGGCGTGGCGCCAGCTCACGAGCATGCGCACCGCGCTCGTGCTGCTCCTGCTGCTCGCGATCGCCGCGGTGCCGGGGTCGATCTTCCCGCAGCGGATGGCGAACCCCAACGGCGTCACGCAGTGGGAGCGCGACAACCCGGGGCTCTTCCCCGTGCTCGACAAGCTGCAGATGTTCGACGTGTACCAGTCCGCCTGGTTCTCGGCCATCTACATCCTGCTGTTCGTGTCGCTCATCGGCTGCATCCTGCCGCGCACGAAGCACCACTGGAAGGCGCTCCGCACGCGCCCGCCGCGCACGCCGGCGCGTCTCGGCCGTCTCGACGCGTTCCGCGAGGAGCGGGTCGAGGATGTCGACGCCGCGCACGCGATCGACCTCGCCGCCGCGCAGCTGAAGGCGCAGGGCTACCGCGTCGAGCGCTATGACGGCCGCGGCGCCTTCTCGGTGTCCGCCGAGCGCGGCTACCTGCGCGAGACCGGCAACCTCGTCTTCCACGCCGCGCTCGTCGGCGTGCTCCTCACCGTCGGCATCGGCGGCGGCTTCGCCTACACCGGCCAGCGCGTGGTCGTCGAGGGCACGACCTTCGTGAACTCCCTTCTCGACTACTCGTCGATGAACCGCGGCCGGTTCGTCGACGACGCCGCGCTGTCGCCCTACGCGATGAAGCTCGACTCGTTCGACGTCACCTACCAGCCCTACGGCGCGGTCGGCTCCGGGCAGGCCGGCGACTTCTCCGCGAACGTCTCCGTCACCCACACTGACGGATCGACGTCGGAGGACGCGGTGCGGGTGAACCATCCCCTCAAGCTCGACGGCGACAGCATCTACCTCCTCGGCAACGGCTACGCGCCCACGATCACCGTGCGCGACGCCGACGGCGAGGTCGTCTACAGCGACTCGGTGCCGTTCCTCCCGCAGGACACCGCGATGACCTCCACCGGCGTCATCAAGGTCACCGACGGGCTGCCCGAGCAGCTCGGGATGGTCGGGTTCTTCTACCCGACGCAGGTGCCGCTCGACTCGGGCGCGTTCGCCTCCGCCTACGGCGACCTGCTGAACCCGATGCTCACGCTGAACGTCTACGCGGGCGATCTCGGCATCGACGACGGCACCCCGCGCTCGGTGTACGCGCTCGACGTGACCGGCCTCGAGCAGCTGACCGGCGGCGACACCGGGACGGACTCCATCGAGCTCGCCCCGGGCGACACCGCCGACCTGCCGAACGGCCTCGGCACGATCACCTTCGACGACGTCACCCCCGAGGACGCCGACCCCGCGCTGGGCTACACCGAGTCGGTGAAGCGCTTCGCATCGCTGCAGGTGCACCACGATCCGTCGGCGCTCGGCGTGCTCGTGTTCGCCGTGCTCGCCACCCTCGGCCTCCTCGTCGCCCTGTTCGTGCCGCGTCGGCGCATGTGGGTCAAGGCCACGCCGGGCGCCGACGGTGTGCGCCTGGAGTACGCGGGCCTCGCTCGCGGCGACGACCCGACGCTGCCCGACGCCGTCGAGCAGCTCAGCCGGAAGCACCGCGAGGCGCTCGAGGGCTGA
- a CDS encoding cytochrome c biogenesis CcdA family protein has protein sequence MTLDAVVFGGALWLAIPIAMLAGLVSFVSPCVLPLIPGYLGFIGGAVAPRTTADGADGAVPGGSRGRLLGGVLLFIAGFTLVFVTIIVLGGLAGGATARFGLLYGDLITRILGVVVILMGIVFIGFVGFAQRIARPQVKSGLGLVGAPLLGVALGLGWAPCIGPTLTAIMSIAYLQGDAWRAALLGLAYSLGLGIPFLLVALGFGWVTRSTAFLRRHIRAVNIVGGVLLIVLGLLMATGLWTEIMSRLGVLFATIEPPL, from the coding sequence GTGACCCTCGACGCCGTCGTCTTCGGCGGGGCGCTCTGGCTCGCGATCCCGATCGCGATGCTGGCCGGACTCGTGTCGTTCGTCTCGCCGTGCGTGCTGCCGCTCATCCCCGGATACCTCGGCTTCATCGGCGGCGCGGTCGCGCCGCGCACGACGGCCGATGGGGCGGACGGCGCGGTGCCGGGAGGATCGCGCGGTCGCCTCCTCGGCGGGGTGCTGCTCTTCATCGCCGGCTTCACGCTCGTGTTCGTCACGATCATCGTGCTCGGCGGTCTCGCCGGGGGAGCGACGGCGCGGTTCGGCCTCCTCTACGGCGACCTCATCACGCGCATCCTCGGCGTCGTCGTCATCCTCATGGGCATCGTCTTCATCGGCTTCGTCGGATTCGCGCAGCGCATCGCGCGGCCGCAGGTGAAGAGCGGGCTCGGGCTCGTCGGCGCGCCGCTCCTCGGCGTCGCGCTCGGCCTCGGCTGGGCGCCGTGCATCGGCCCCACGCTCACCGCGATCATGTCCATCGCGTACCTCCAGGGCGACGCCTGGCGAGCCGCTCTCCTCGGGCTCGCGTACTCGCTGGGGCTCGGCATCCCGTTCCTCCTCGTCGCGCTCGGCTTCGGGTGGGTCACCCGCTCCACCGCGTTCCTGCGCCGGCACATCCGCGCGGTGAACATCGTCGGCGGCGTGCTCCTCATCGTCCTCGGCCTGCTCATGGCGACGGGGCTGTGGACCGAGATCATGTCGCGGCTGGGCGTGCTGTTCGCCACGATCGAGCCGCCGCTGTGA
- the ccsB gene encoding c-type cytochrome biogenesis protein CcsB: MDTMQLDPVTMDSFSVVLVWTAVSLYVLGFLAYAVDLANRSQASLAAKDAAARGAAAKQLAGVGARGAAGGGGAAEVADASAAAAPAAPPRYLWGRIGTSLTWLGFVFHFGATLLRGLAAGRVPWSNMYEFAMTGTLLITAVYLGVLFWRDLRFLGAFMTGIVTLLLGASSLFYVEITPLMDPLKSVWLVIHVFVASLGTAFFALAFAISVLQLLQARRERMAVAAAETPSRRSMLRTIPDAEALEGLAYRFAIIGFIFWTFTLIAGSVWANDAWGRYWGFDTKEVWTFIIWVLYAGYIHARATRGWRGTRSAWLAIVGFAAVLFNFTIVNMFFEGLHAYSGLS, translated from the coding sequence ATGGACACCATGCAGCTCGATCCCGTGACGATGGACAGCTTCTCCGTCGTGCTCGTCTGGACGGCCGTCTCGCTCTACGTGCTCGGCTTCCTCGCGTACGCGGTCGATCTCGCGAACCGCTCGCAGGCCTCGCTCGCCGCGAAGGACGCCGCGGCCAGGGGCGCCGCCGCGAAGCAGTTGGCCGGCGTGGGCGCGCGCGGCGCGGCGGGGGGCGGCGGCGCGGCCGAGGTCGCCGACGCGAGCGCTGCGGCGGCTCCCGCTGCTCCGCCCCGCTACCTCTGGGGCCGCATCGGCACGTCGCTCACCTGGCTGGGCTTCGTCTTCCACTTCGGCGCCACGCTGCTGCGCGGCCTCGCTGCCGGCCGCGTGCCGTGGTCGAACATGTACGAGTTCGCGATGACGGGCACGCTCCTCATCACGGCGGTGTACCTGGGCGTGCTGTTCTGGCGCGACCTGCGGTTCCTCGGTGCGTTCATGACCGGCATCGTCACGCTGCTGCTGGGCGCCTCGTCGCTGTTCTACGTCGAGATCACGCCGCTGATGGACCCGCTGAAGTCGGTGTGGCTCGTCATCCACGTCTTCGTCGCGTCGCTCGGCACCGCGTTCTTCGCGCTGGCCTTCGCCATCTCGGTGCTGCAGCTGCTGCAGGCGCGGCGCGAGCGGATGGCCGTGGCCGCCGCCGAGACGCCCTCGCGTCGCAGCATGCTGCGGACCATCCCCGACGCGGAGGCCCTGGAGGGGCTCGCATACCGCTTCGCGATCATCGGCTTCATCTTCTGGACCTTCACGCTCATCGCCGGGTCGGTGTGGGCGAACGACGCGTGGGGCCGCTACTGGGGCTTCGACACGAAGGAAGTCTGGACCTTCATCATCTGGGTCCTGTACGCCGGCTACATCCACGCCCGCGCCACGCGCGGCTGGCGCGGCACGCGCTCGGCGTGGCTCGCCATCGTCGGATTCGCCGCGGTGCTGTTCAACTTCACGATCGTCAACATGTTCTTCGAGGGGCTGCACGCGTACAGCGGTCTCAGCTGA
- a CDS encoding DeoR/GlpR family DNA-binding transcription regulator: MYATERRELIEQALAADSRVAVSELAERLGVTTETVRRDLAVLEDAGVLRRVHGGAVLTHRGSLAETDLRERAGRQSAAKRAIAVRALDALAHGFTGSLFLDAGTTTAALAESLPARIAGSRVEVVTHAVAIAAALSTADGLALSVVGGRVRGVTGAAVGARTVEAVEALRPDVAFVGANALSASFGASTPDPDEADVKSAIVRSARRVVLLADASKFGDESLQRFARLDEIDVLVTDEHPDPALADALEAADVEVWVA, from the coding sequence ATGTACGCGACGGAGCGCAGAGAGCTCATCGAGCAGGCGCTGGCGGCCGATTCCCGCGTGGCGGTCTCGGAGCTGGCCGAGCGGCTGGGCGTCACGACCGAGACCGTGCGCCGCGATCTCGCCGTGCTCGAAGACGCCGGTGTGCTGCGCCGGGTCCACGGCGGCGCCGTGCTCACCCACCGCGGCAGCCTCGCCGAGACCGACCTGCGTGAGCGCGCCGGGCGGCAGAGCGCCGCGAAGCGCGCGATCGCCGTCCGCGCCCTCGACGCGCTCGCCCACGGCTTCACCGGCTCGCTGTTCCTCGACGCCGGCACGACGACCGCCGCGCTCGCCGAGTCGCTGCCCGCACGCATCGCGGGGAGCCGCGTCGAGGTGGTCACGCACGCGGTCGCCATCGCGGCCGCGCTGTCGACGGCGGATGGCCTCGCGCTGTCGGTCGTCGGCGGTCGCGTGCGCGGGGTGACCGGGGCCGCGGTCGGCGCCCGCACCGTGGAAGCGGTCGAGGCCCTCCGCCCCGACGTCGCGTTCGTCGGCGCCAACGCCCTCTCGGCGTCCTTCGGCGCGAGCACGCCGGATCCCGACGAGGCCGACGTGAAGAGCGCCATCGTCCGCTCCGCGCGCCGCGTCGTCCTCCTCGCCGACGCGTCGAAGTTCGGCGACGAGTCGCTGCAGCGCTTCGCGCGACTGGACGAGATCGACGTGCTCGTGACCGACGAGCACCCGGACCCCGCGCTCGCCGACGCGCTCGAGGCCGCCGATGTGGAGGTATGGGTCGCATGA
- a CDS encoding acyltransferase family protein, which produces MATSRPRRLHALDGVRGAAALVVVFYHVSLIAQPFAQGGTAEAVWETATETPLKLGFAGTEAVQVFFVLSGLVVTLPALRAGFSWPAYFASRLVRLYLPVWAAILFAVLLVVAFPRDPAQVTPDEWILHANILFPDWVLALREATLMLTSYDTVNTLWSLRWEIIFSLLLPVFAAVALLLRRWTWTAAAACVALMVVGRVFDGRPFDLDALVYLPTFLLGCLIAVRLDDVIAWARARPRPALWAVVAFVSALVLIASWWTRPLIPRSSLLGDALWGLAGAGAAGLILVAICSPVADRAMQARPLRWLGDVSFSLYLVHAPILATLAFAWGDDQWVLVGLVGVPLSLAVAWAFFRFVERPSHRAARAAGRRAQAAFERFSGRGDGASDDARDASPDPTRG; this is translated from the coding sequence ATGGCCACGTCGAGACCCCGCAGACTGCACGCCCTCGACGGGGTGAGAGGGGCGGCGGCGCTCGTCGTCGTCTTCTATCACGTCAGCCTCATCGCGCAGCCGTTCGCGCAGGGCGGCACGGCGGAGGCCGTCTGGGAGACCGCGACGGAGACGCCCCTCAAGCTGGGGTTCGCGGGCACCGAGGCCGTGCAGGTCTTCTTCGTGTTGTCGGGGCTCGTCGTCACGCTGCCGGCGCTGCGCGCGGGCTTCTCGTGGCCGGCCTACTTCGCCTCCCGGCTCGTCCGGCTCTACCTCCCGGTGTGGGCGGCCATCCTCTTCGCCGTCCTGCTCGTCGTGGCGTTCCCGCGCGACCCCGCGCAGGTCACGCCCGACGAGTGGATCCTCCACGCGAACATCCTCTTCCCCGACTGGGTGCTCGCGCTGCGCGAGGCGACGCTGATGCTCACGAGCTACGACACCGTCAACACCCTCTGGTCGCTGCGCTGGGAGATCATCTTCAGCCTGCTGCTGCCGGTCTTCGCGGCGGTCGCGCTGCTGCTGCGCCGCTGGACGTGGACCGCCGCCGCGGCGTGCGTGGCCCTCATGGTCGTCGGCCGCGTCTTCGACGGGCGCCCGTTCGACCTCGACGCGCTCGTCTACCTGCCGACGTTCCTGCTGGGCTGCCTCATCGCCGTGCGGCTCGACGACGTGATCGCGTGGGCGCGGGCGAGACCGCGCCCTGCCCTGTGGGCCGTCGTGGCCTTCGTGTCGGCGCTCGTCCTCATCGCCTCGTGGTGGACACGTCCGCTCATCCCGCGCTCCAGCCTGCTCGGCGACGCGCTGTGGGGGCTCGCGGGAGCGGGCGCGGCGGGGCTCATCCTCGTGGCCATCTGCTCGCCGGTCGCGGACCGGGCGATGCAGGCGCGCCCGCTTCGATGGCTCGGCGACGTCTCCTTCAGCCTGTACCTCGTGCACGCCCCGATCCTCGCGACCCTCGCGTTCGCCTGGGGAGACGACCAGTGGGTGCTCGTCGGGCTCGTGGGCGTGCCCCTCAGCCTCGCGGTGGCGTGGGCGTTCTTCCGGTTCGTCGAGCGGCCGTCGCACCGCGCAGCGCGCGCGGCGGGCCGCCGCGCGCAGGCGGCGTTCGAGCGCTTCAGCGGTCGGGGTGACGGAGCTTCCGACGACGCGCGCGACGCATCACCCGACCCCACTCGCGGGTGA
- a CDS encoding glycosyltransferase, translating to MVPFRTLLPAGRQYALTWAVEDSWGGMTSAMLHRSRAFVRLGRRPVSVLTFDPDPDYPARETRLRADGRLVEGMSLLNLWDWLREHPLPGGSLALDKHPFTPLAELPEAAGETFAERRRGDAVLSRVRRSSSGEVLQTDHFRVDGSLLLSERRDVAERGALGGKSVVLCDHDGRPVRSWGRIAHLYRAWLDALTRRHPSFLVVDSKTVARWVLEYRRVHAVTVHVVHASHLAGLERPHGTLRESRRAVFENLSAFDAVAVLTPRQRDDIVALLGPQDNLEVVPNSRDLPAAPRLTGRAPGAGVMLASLTARKRVQHAVEAITGLRARGVDVALDIWGEGEEREQLAALADDGVRLRGHAPDAAARLEEASFLLSTSTSEGFPLVLVEALAAGCIPIAYDVPYGPADIIDDGVNGFLVPAGDVSALADAVARLVAMPEDERGRMRAAAVKSARRFTDASVTREWGRVMRRARRRKLRHPDR from the coding sequence GTGGTCCCCTTCCGCACGTTGCTTCCCGCCGGCCGGCAGTACGCCCTCACCTGGGCGGTCGAGGACTCCTGGGGCGGCATGACCTCGGCGATGCTCCACCGCAGCCGCGCCTTCGTGCGCCTCGGGCGCCGCCCGGTCTCGGTGCTCACGTTCGATCCCGACCCCGACTACCCCGCGCGCGAGACGCGCCTGCGGGCGGATGGCCGGCTCGTCGAGGGCATGAGCCTGCTGAACCTGTGGGACTGGCTGCGCGAGCATCCGCTGCCGGGCGGCTCGCTCGCGCTCGACAAGCACCCCTTCACCCCGCTGGCGGAGCTCCCCGAGGCTGCCGGCGAGACGTTCGCCGAGCGCCGGCGCGGCGACGCCGTGCTCAGCCGGGTGCGGCGCTCGAGCTCCGGCGAGGTCCTGCAGACCGACCACTTCCGGGTCGACGGGAGCCTCCTCCTCTCGGAGCGACGCGACGTCGCGGAGCGCGGTGCGCTGGGAGGCAAGTCCGTCGTGCTCTGCGACCACGACGGACGCCCGGTGCGGTCATGGGGCCGCATCGCGCACCTGTACCGGGCCTGGCTCGACGCGCTGACGCGGCGCCATCCGTCGTTCCTCGTCGTCGACAGCAAGACCGTCGCGCGCTGGGTTCTCGAGTACCGCCGCGTGCATGCGGTGACCGTCCACGTGGTCCACGCGTCGCATCTCGCGGGACTCGAGCGCCCGCACGGCACGCTGCGCGAGTCGCGGCGCGCGGTCTTCGAGAACCTCTCGGCGTTCGACGCGGTCGCCGTCCTCACGCCGCGTCAGCGCGACGACATCGTCGCCCTGCTCGGACCGCAGGACAACCTCGAGGTCGTGCCCAACAGCCGGGATCTGCCCGCCGCGCCGCGCCTGACGGGCCGGGCGCCCGGGGCGGGCGTCATGCTGGCCAGCCTCACCGCCCGCAAGCGCGTGCAGCACGCGGTCGAGGCGATCACCGGGCTGCGGGCGCGCGGCGTGGACGTCGCGCTGGACATCTGGGGCGAGGGCGAGGAGCGGGAGCAGCTGGCCGCGCTCGCCGACGACGGCGTGCGCCTGCGCGGGCACGCGCCGGATGCCGCCGCCCGCCTCGAGGAGGCGTCGTTCCTCCTCTCGACGTCGACCTCGGAGGGATTCCCCCTCGTCCTCGTGGAGGCGCTCGCGGCCGGGTGCATCCCGATCGCCTACGACGTCCCGTACGGCCCGGCTGACATCATCGACGACGGCGTGAACGGATTCCTCGTGCCGGCCGGCGACGTCTCGGCGCTCGCCGACGCCGTGGCGCGTCTCGTGGCGATGCCGGAGGACGAGCGCGGGCGGATGCGGGCGGCGGCGGTGAAGAGCGCGCGGCGCTTCACCGACGCGAGCGTCACCCGCGAGTGGGGTCGGGTGATGCGTCGCGCGCGTCGTCGGAAGCTCCGTCACCCCGACCGCTGA
- a CDS encoding 1-phosphofructokinase family hexose kinase yields the protein MIVTLTVNPALDRTIDLDSPLAPGSVHRASSSREDAAGKGVNVARVLHASGAETSAVLPLAADDPYAALLDGAGAIRAVPTSAHARVNITLTDGAGETTKINLAGGQPDEAVLTALVDATVEAADGASWLAICGSLPAGVPADYYARVVRAVRERAARPPRIALDASGAALVAVLSAGPEIGPVDLIKPNEDELVEALVELDPSRDSEELLRAVAADPAGETVRLARELVPHRARAALVTLGGDGAVLIGGEGAWQAGIPADVRVRSTVGAGDSSLAGFLLAATAQADAGECLRTAVRYGSATASLPGTALATPADLPTGDIPVRALV from the coding sequence ATGATCGTCACGCTCACCGTCAATCCCGCGCTGGATCGCACGATCGATCTCGACAGCCCGCTCGCCCCCGGCTCGGTCCATCGGGCGTCGTCCTCGCGGGAGGACGCAGCGGGCAAGGGCGTCAACGTCGCGCGCGTGCTGCACGCGTCCGGCGCGGAGACCTCCGCGGTGCTGCCCCTGGCCGCCGACGATCCGTACGCCGCCCTCCTCGACGGGGCGGGGGCCATCCGCGCGGTGCCGACCAGCGCTCACGCGCGCGTCAACATCACCCTCACCGACGGCGCGGGCGAGACCACGAAGATCAACCTCGCCGGCGGGCAGCCCGACGAGGCGGTGCTGACGGCGCTCGTCGACGCCACGGTCGAGGCGGCGGACGGTGCGTCGTGGCTCGCGATCTGCGGATCGCTCCCGGCCGGGGTGCCCGCCGACTACTACGCGCGGGTGGTCCGCGCGGTCCGCGAGCGCGCGGCGCGGCCGCCGCGCATCGCCCTCGACGCGTCGGGCGCCGCGCTGGTGGCCGTGCTCTCCGCCGGCCCGGAGATCGGTCCCGTCGACCTCATCAAGCCCAACGAGGACGAGCTCGTCGAGGCACTCGTCGAGCTCGACCCGTCGCGCGACAGCGAGGAGCTCCTCCGCGCCGTGGCGGCCGATCCCGCGGGCGAGACCGTCCGCCTCGCTCGCGAGCTCGTTCCCCACCGGGCGCGCGCCGCTCTCGTCACTCTCGGCGGCGACGGCGCCGTGCTCATCGGCGGCGAGGGCGCATGGCAGGCCGGCATCCCCGCCGACGTGCGCGTGCGCAGCACCGTCGGCGCCGGCGACAGCTCGCTCGCCGGCTTCCTCCTCGCCGCCACGGCTCAGGCCGATGCGGGCGAGTGCCTGCGCACGGCCGTGCGCTACGGCTCGGCCACCGCGTCCCTCCCGGGCACCGCCCTGGCGACCCCCGCCGATCTCCCGACCGGCGACATCCCCGTCCGCGCGCTCGTCTGA
- a CDS encoding TIM barrel protein codes for MSATTRTGRLTLAASAEMLFTELPFVERVRALDERGFQVEIWDWTAKDLDALAATGATFSSMTGYVTGNPTDDDGIAELLATAEQSLRAAEVIDSPRLNLHGTGLDGKGLPVIPREVVSPADWLTAAKTLERVAAFGERYGRVFTLENLNTAVDHPGAPFARAADTLALVAAVDSPHLRLNLDLYHAQIGEGNLIDLVERALPFIGEIQVADVPGRCEPGTGEIAYPAIAAALRRIGYTGVVGLEGWARDSTEDALAAFRAAFEVTAV; via the coding sequence ATGAGCGCGACCACGCGCACCGGCCGGCTGACCCTCGCCGCGTCGGCGGAGATGCTCTTCACCGAGCTCCCCTTCGTCGAGCGCGTGCGCGCCCTCGACGAGCGGGGCTTCCAGGTCGAGATCTGGGATTGGACGGCGAAGGACCTCGACGCCCTCGCCGCCACCGGCGCGACGTTCTCGTCAATGACCGGGTACGTGACGGGGAACCCGACCGACGACGACGGCATCGCCGAGCTCCTGGCGACGGCGGAGCAGTCCCTCCGCGCCGCGGAGGTCATCGACAGCCCTCGGCTGAACCTCCACGGGACCGGCCTGGACGGGAAGGGACTCCCCGTCATCCCGCGCGAGGTCGTGAGCCCCGCGGACTGGCTGACGGCCGCGAAGACCCTCGAGCGCGTGGCCGCATTCGGCGAGCGATACGGCCGCGTCTTCACGCTGGAGAACCTCAACACGGCGGTCGACCATCCCGGCGCACCGTTCGCGCGGGCGGCCGACACGCTGGCCCTCGTGGCGGCCGTCGACAGCCCGCATCTCCGGCTGAATCTCGACCTGTACCACGCGCAGATCGGCGAGGGGAACCTCATCGACCTCGTCGAGCGCGCGCTTCCCTTCATCGGCGAGATCCAGGTCGCCGATGTCCCCGGCCGCTGCGAACCCGGCACCGGAGAGATCGCCTACCCCGCGATCGCCGCAGCACTGCGGAGGATCGGCTACACCGGCGTCGTCGGACTCGAGGGATGGGCGCGGGACTCGACCGAGGACGCCCTCGCCGCCTTCCGCGCGGCGTTCGAAGTCACCGCCGTCTGA